In Notolabrus celidotus isolate fNotCel1 chromosome 22, fNotCel1.pri, whole genome shotgun sequence, one genomic interval encodes:
- the LOC117805728 gene encoding F-box only protein 33, translated as MALCGGVGAMALPSELIVHIFSFLSDRDKLRASAVCARWRECLFYPALWTELKLRIGGGCNGGGSSGSEDASRLEFLMRKFGSFVRELQLELAPVEGYLSPLNNESSRMDQPPGPENDPQLSERWRDAMANYLDQVLCVVTSTRNNRNLQKLSLYGDTCILQQEGLLDSSNLHQIHQGDKKINEIQQLFMEMLSNSRQLRWLSCSFMLGLVTPCSLACLSNPSAETLKHLSLLDHQLGPLISPSELDRLSNLHSLALDFSDLTSELCGLLASPRRTPLHRLSLLLNGAALEFKPLEGTATEDDWKALIRVSANLRVYLMALEVDSSELLRVLKPSLPLERLHLDSYSTLVSDATLELISQQYNKTLTHFILLRDDPDFPDLSVNRNEDPLVLLAWRCTQLAVLVIHGYTVWSHNLVAISRLRGSSLRVLTVSEESIDFDPDQSVCMEGDPVHNLVKEVSLGLGRVWHPCLDSSLVLSEPTQHFHRELQAFSMGM; from the exons ATGGCTCTCTGCGGGGGTGTCGGAGCCATGGCTTTACCCAGCGAGCTCATCGTCCACATATTCTCTTTTCTGTCCGACCGAGACAAGCTCCGGGCCTCGGCCGTGTGTGCTCGGTGGAGGGAGTGTCTGTTCTACCCGGCGCTGTGGACCGAGCTCAAACTGCGGATAGGTGGAGGCTGTAACGGCGGTGGGTCCTCCGGCTCCGAGGACGCCTCCAGACTGGAGTTCCTCATGCGGAAGTTCGGTTCCTTCGTGCGAGAGCTGCAGCTAGAACTCGCACCAGTGGAAGGCTACCTTAGCCCTTTAAATAACGAGTCTTCCAGGATGGACCAGCCTCCCGGACCCGAGAACGACCCGCAGCTTTCCGAGCGATGGAGAGACGCCATGGCGAACTACTTGGACCAGGTGTTATGTGTGGTCACCAGCACCCGCAACAACAG AAACCTGCAGAAGCTGAGCCTCTACGGGGACACCTGTATTCTCCAGCAAGAGGGACTGTTAGACAGCTCTAACCTGCACCAGATTCACCAAGGGGACAAAAAGATTAACGA AATCCAGCAGTTGTTCATGGAGATGTTATCCAACAGCAGGCAGCTGCGGTGGTTGTCTTGCAGCTTCATGCTTGGTCTGGTGACTCCCTGCTCCTTAGCCTGCCTGTCAAATCCGTCAGCTGAGACCCTGAAGCACCTTAGTTTACTGGACCACCAGCTGG GCCCCCTCATCTCACCCTCAGAGCTGGATCGTCTCTCTAATCTTCATTCTCTGGCTCTGGATTTCTCTGATTTGACGTCTGAGCTTTGTGGTCTGCTGGCATCTCCACGCCGAACACCTCTACATCGCCTCTCCCTGCTGCTCAACGGTGCCGCCCTGGAGTTCAAACCATTAGAGGGGACCGCTACGGAGGATGATTGGAAGGCACTG ATCCGGGTGAGTGCCAACCTGCGAGTGTACTTGATGGCCCTGGAGGTTGATAGCTCAGAGCTCCTCAGGGTCCTAAAGCCCAGCCTTCCACTGGAGCGTCTCCATCTCGACAGTTACAGCACACTGGTGTCAGACGCTACACTGGAGCTCATCTCTCAGCAGTACAACAAAACGCTGACTCACTTCATACTCCTGAGGGATGACCCCGACTTCCCTGACCTCAGTGTGAATCGGAACGAAGATCCGTTGGTGCTCCTGGCATGGAGATGTACTCAGCTGGCTGTGCTGGTGATACACG GTTACACTGTGTGGTCCCATAACTTGGTGGCCATCTCCCGTCTGCGAGGTTCCAGTCTCCGTGTCCTCACTGTCTCTGAGGAGAGCATCGACTTCGATCCGGACCAGTCAGTGTGTATGGAGGGCGACCCAGTCCACAACCTTGTCAAGGAGGTGTCTCTCGGGCTGGGACGTGTCTGGCACCCTTGCCTGGATTCCAGCCTGGTTTTATCTGAACCAACCCAGCACTTCCATCGCGAGCTGCAGGCCTTCAGCATGGGCATGTAG